In Gracilimonas sp., a single window of DNA contains:
- a CDS encoding ABC transporter permease — protein MLKNYLKIAFRNLNRSKGFTAINVWGLAIGLACCLLIFVYIQNELSYDRFHKNADHLYRVTFSTNEEGTPTNANGSFAVGPALKKDFPEVREFSRLRKTGTQSLVRYNQKSFYEERFFFADSTVFDLFTFPFLRGDTGTALSRPNTVVITEQTAQKYFPNEDPMGKTLSVDAFGEGKVMEFEITGVMRNLPQNSHIQFDFLASLYSTDDNLDQFAGFQQVYTYILIQENAFTEILKSGLLDFIHRNWTADPWYTIGLQPMTDIHLHSRLRSEIQPNGNIRYVQIFSVIAILVLVIACINFMNLMTARSIKRAKEVGVRKAAGAQRRQLIYQFLTESIVLSFISGILCVVMVDLFTPIFNNITGKEINALSFFEPVSLSILIGLIIAVGLLAGSYPAFILSGFKPSTTLKGKLVENGSGSFFRKGLVVFQFAISMALIAATGIVYNQLNYIQTKDLGYAEDQIMILSLNNDLRSQYSAFRNELIQHSSVINTTTSSLVPTMGTSHNGYTVEGLDQTFNFSTYFIDEHFADAYGLKLLSGENARRDVLGDEGGDFLFSEEAVKELGWDNLEEILGRSVSYQNDATGRVTGVVNDIHTYSLRDNIYASAYFVTPIQYHKYLSVRLNPNNISAGIQHIETVWNEVLPGYPFDYFFLDDSFEQMHRSDTRLAETISWFALLAIFVACLGLFGLSAYAAEQRIKEIGIRKVLGATVGSIITLFSKDFIKLIILGAIIAIPAAWYFTNNWLTGFAYRIEIEATPFVLAAIVLLIIALATISYNSIRAAVRNPVESLRNE, from the coding sequence ATGCTCAAAAACTACCTCAAAATAGCCTTTCGTAATCTGAATAGGAGCAAAGGTTTTACTGCTATCAATGTATGGGGATTGGCTATTGGTTTGGCTTGTTGCCTGCTCATTTTTGTGTATATACAAAATGAACTGAGCTATGACCGCTTTCACAAAAACGCCGATCACCTCTACCGCGTGACTTTTAGTACGAATGAAGAAGGAACACCCACCAATGCCAATGGGAGTTTTGCTGTGGGCCCAGCTTTAAAAAAGGATTTTCCTGAAGTAAGGGAGTTTTCACGCTTAAGAAAAACCGGAACCCAAAGCCTGGTTCGGTACAATCAGAAAAGCTTTTATGAGGAACGGTTTTTCTTTGCAGATTCTACTGTATTCGATTTGTTTACTTTCCCTTTTCTCCGTGGAGATACCGGCACAGCTCTCTCTCGTCCAAATACCGTTGTTATCACCGAACAAACCGCCCAAAAATATTTCCCGAATGAAGACCCTATGGGCAAAACGCTATCAGTTGACGCTTTCGGGGAAGGAAAGGTAATGGAGTTCGAAATTACCGGGGTGATGCGTAACCTGCCTCAAAATTCCCACATCCAATTCGATTTTTTAGCCTCTTTATACAGCACTGATGATAATCTGGATCAATTTGCCGGTTTTCAGCAGGTTTATACCTATATACTAATTCAGGAGAATGCCTTCACAGAAATACTGAAATCCGGTCTGCTCGACTTTATTCACCGTAACTGGACAGCCGACCCGTGGTACACTATAGGTCTTCAACCCATGACAGATATTCATTTGCATTCACGACTCCGATCTGAGATTCAGCCTAACGGTAATATCCGCTACGTTCAAATTTTTTCTGTCATCGCTATTCTGGTACTTGTTATTGCCTGTATAAATTTCATGAATCTTATGACCGCCAGGTCTATCAAACGTGCCAAAGAAGTAGGAGTACGGAAAGCTGCAGGAGCTCAACGGAGACAGCTTATATACCAGTTTTTAACTGAATCTATAGTACTCAGTTTCATCTCTGGCATACTTTGTGTGGTAATGGTTGACTTATTTACCCCAATATTTAACAACATTACGGGCAAAGAAATCAATGCGCTTTCTTTTTTCGAACCAGTTTCCCTTTCCATTTTGATCGGTTTAATTATAGCTGTAGGGCTATTGGCCGGTTCTTATCCCGCCTTTATACTTTCCGGCTTTAAACCTTCCACTACTTTAAAAGGTAAGTTGGTTGAAAACGGTTCAGGATCTTTCTTTCGAAAAGGGTTAGTGGTGTTCCAATTTGCCATCTCAATGGCATTGATTGCGGCTACCGGTATTGTTTACAACCAGTTGAATTATATCCAAACCAAAGATCTCGGCTACGCCGAAGATCAAATTATGATACTTTCGCTAAATAATGATCTAAGGAGCCAATACTCTGCATTCAGAAACGAATTGATACAACACTCCTCTGTAATTAATACCACTACCTCATCATTGGTTCCTACTATGGGCACCAGTCATAACGGCTATACTGTGGAGGGATTAGATCAAACTTTTAATTTTTCCACCTATTTCATTGACGAACATTTTGCAGATGCTTACGGACTGAAGCTGCTGAGCGGAGAAAATGCCCGTCGGGATGTACTTGGAGATGAAGGCGGGGACTTTCTGTTTAGCGAAGAGGCTGTAAAGGAGCTGGGTTGGGATAACCTTGAAGAAATACTGGGACGAAGCGTGAGCTATCAAAATGATGCAACAGGACGGGTCACGGGAGTAGTTAACGATATACACACTTATTCACTCCGCGATAATATATATGCTTCAGCTTACTTTGTAACTCCAATCCAATATCATAAATATCTCTCTGTACGACTCAATCCGAACAACATTTCAGCTGGCATTCAGCATATCGAAACAGTTTGGAATGAAGTACTGCCCGGCTATCCTTTCGACTACTTTTTCCTGGACGATAGCTTTGAACAAATGCACCGTTCCGACACTCGTCTCGCTGAAACAATTAGCTGGTTCGCACTACTTGCGATATTCGTGGCCTGTCTGGGTTTATTCGGGCTAAGTGCGTATGCGGCTGAACAAAGAATTAAAGAAATCGGAATACGAAAAGTACTGGGGGCAACCGTAGGAAGTATCATTACACTGTTTTCCAAAGACTTTATAAAGCTGATAATTCTGGGGGCTATTATTGCCATACCTGCTGCTTGGTACTTTACGAATAACTGGCTGACAGGATTTGCATACCGAATTGAAATAGAGGCAACGCCTTTTGTTTTGGCTGCCATCGTTTTATTGATTATTGCTTTGGCCACAATCAGTTATAACTCAATCAGGGCAGCAGTCAGAAACCCAGTAGAAAGTTTACGAAATGAATAA
- a CDS encoding ABC transporter permease translates to MLKNYFKIAFRNLFKNKLYSAINVLGLALGIAFSLLVLMFIHDELTYDQFHTNGEDIYRLYRQPLMQGSSYDPDVYMPMPTAQAMENDFPEVEETIRFIPFGANVIRKDGTVFEQPGFVFTDPSIFEVFTFPLLLGDPNTALQNPGSVVITEEIAAKYFGNKNPVGETLSIRLNGEFSDFEITGVAKNIPSNSTITFSVLLPIQDVLSRFDNYSRVENSWNSTRNITYIKLKNGTDAESVRAKMPDFMTTHMGSIFNEMREEGRFSFDGPPMIYQLQPLSDIHLNPEVPGGFTEPSNPTYSYILGAIALAVLLIACFNFMILSIGRSAKRAKEVGLRKVVGAFRGQLMAQFWAEALTVTFIALLTGLLFVEFLLPVFNELSGKELSFSFLLESSWAIAVFGMLFVLTGLIAGSYPALILSRFKPIESLKEKLSFGGANTFSKSLIMIQFVISIFLVAATLGMSNQLQFLQNKNLGFSGEQVVVIPVNGLDGQRALGLFQDALSQETGIADITGANVSFATGLWRRGYQYKGEIKQSAVFRVESNYINTLKMNLVAGRNFNPELASDSTQSIIVNETFLAEHGLDLSAVGESFPIDWGWMVNPIIIGVVEDFNYQSLENTIQPAIMYMNPRDPILNLLVRIQPDNMPQTIAKLRETWDNTITNEIPFTYSFLDEDMNELYRAEERWATIITYSSFFAIFVACLGLFGLASITSIQRQKEIGIRKVLGASIQGIVFLLSKDFAKLVAISILIATPVAWYALTEWLQNFAYRTEIGIGIFLVAGGFTLAVALLTVSWQSVKAALTNPVKSLRSE, encoded by the coding sequence ATGCTAAAAAATTACTTCAAAATAGCCTTTCGTAATCTGTTCAAGAACAAGCTGTATTCCGCCATTAATGTATTAGGACTTGCCCTCGGTATTGCATTTTCATTACTGGTGCTAATGTTCATTCATGATGAATTAACATATGATCAATTCCATACCAATGGTGAAGATATTTACCGGCTCTATCGGCAACCGCTGATGCAGGGCTCTTCCTACGACCCTGATGTATATATGCCCATGCCCACGGCGCAAGCAATGGAAAATGATTTTCCTGAAGTTGAAGAGACCATTCGCTTTATCCCCTTTGGGGCTAATGTAATTCGCAAAGATGGAACCGTATTTGAACAGCCGGGTTTTGTGTTTACTGATCCTTCCATTTTCGAGGTATTCACATTTCCATTACTTTTGGGCGACCCAAACACTGCTCTTCAGAATCCTGGTTCTGTGGTAATCACTGAAGAAATTGCTGCCAAGTATTTTGGGAATAAAAACCCGGTAGGAGAAACCCTTTCGATAAGACTGAACGGGGAATTCAGTGATTTTGAAATAACCGGAGTCGCCAAAAATATCCCTTCCAATTCTACGATCACTTTTAGTGTATTGCTTCCTATTCAGGATGTACTGAGCCGTTTTGACAACTATTCAAGAGTTGAAAACAGCTGGAATTCGACCCGAAATATCACATATATAAAATTGAAAAACGGGACTGATGCTGAATCGGTTCGTGCAAAAATGCCGGACTTTATGACCACCCATATGGGTTCTATTTTTAATGAGATGCGGGAAGAAGGCCGGTTCTCATTCGATGGGCCTCCCATGATCTACCAACTTCAGCCTTTATCTGATATTCATCTTAACCCTGAGGTTCCGGGTGGTTTTACTGAACCCAGCAATCCTACCTATTCTTACATTCTTGGAGCAATTGCATTAGCTGTTCTCCTAATCGCATGCTTTAACTTTATGATCCTTTCCATAGGCAGGTCTGCAAAAAGAGCAAAAGAAGTTGGATTGAGAAAAGTTGTAGGGGCTTTCCGAGGACAGCTGATGGCTCAGTTTTGGGCAGAAGCACTCACTGTTACATTTATCGCTCTTTTAACCGGACTTCTGTTTGTGGAATTTCTGCTGCCCGTCTTCAACGAACTTTCAGGAAAAGAGCTCTCTTTTTCATTTTTATTGGAAAGCAGCTGGGCAATAGCCGTTTTTGGAATGCTCTTTGTACTTACCGGATTAATTGCCGGCAGTTATCCCGCCCTGATACTTTCAAGGTTCAAACCCATCGAATCACTGAAAGAAAAACTTAGTTTTGGAGGTGCTAATACCTTTTCAAAATCGTTGATCATGATTCAATTTGTGATTTCCATTTTCCTGGTGGCAGCTACATTGGGGATGTCGAATCAACTTCAGTTCCTGCAAAACAAAAATCTTGGGTTCTCTGGAGAGCAAGTTGTTGTTATCCCGGTTAATGGATTGGATGGGCAACGTGCTTTAGGCCTTTTCCAGGATGCTCTCTCGCAAGAAACAGGCATCGCGGACATTACTGGAGCCAATGTTTCTTTTGCGACCGGGTTATGGCGCCGGGGTTATCAATATAAAGGTGAAATAAAACAATCAGCTGTCTTCAGAGTTGAGTCAAATTACATAAACACTCTTAAAATGAACTTGGTAGCGGGGCGAAATTTCAATCCTGAATTGGCTTCTGATTCTACCCAAAGCATCATTGTGAATGAAACCTTCTTAGCCGAACATGGACTTGATCTTTCAGCCGTTGGAGAAAGCTTCCCCATTGATTGGGGATGGATGGTAAACCCTATTATTATCGGTGTGGTTGAGGATTTCAACTATCAATCGCTGGAGAACACCATTCAACCGGCCATCATGTATATGAATCCCCGGGACCCCATCTTAAACCTGTTGGTACGTATCCAACCTGATAACATGCCTCAAACCATCGCTAAACTTAGAGAAACATGGGATAACACTATCACCAATGAAATTCCTTTCACTTACAGTTTTCTGGATGAGGATATGAACGAATTATATCGGGCTGAAGAGCGCTGGGCCACGATCATTACTTATAGTTCATTTTTCGCCATTTTTGTGGCTTGTCTGGGGTTGTTTGGATTGGCCAGTATCACTTCCATTCAACGCCAAAAAGAGATTGGTATTCGAAAAGTATTGGGTGCCAGTATACAAGGGATTGTTTTCCTGCTATCGAAAGATTTCGCCAAACTTGTTGCTATATCCATATTGATTGCAACACCTGTTGCCTGGTATGCCCTTACTGAATGGCTGCAAAACTTTGCGTATCGCACCGAAATTGGAATAGGCATTTTCCTGGTAGCCGGAGGTTTTACCTTGGCTGTGGCTTTGCTAACCGTAAGCTGGCAATCTGTAAAAGCGGCCCTGACGAACCCTGTAAAAAGTTTAAGAAGTGAATAG